One genomic region from Grus americana isolate bGruAme1 chromosome 15, bGruAme1.mat, whole genome shotgun sequence encodes:
- the DECR2 gene encoding peroxisomal 2,4-dienoyl-CoA reductase [(3E)-enoyl-CoA-producing] isoform X1: MALGGHWDVPGRSRRLCREPGLARGMPRGDTGISLGCHRDVTGTSPGCHWDTSAALGTLGGTVGRRSGPRAVARRRLPTPRACAERARSRRGLPLPACSARRPERVPLPAGGGTAMAEPAAASRPPPDLDTDDCLREYRHLFSPDILAGQVAFITGGGSGIGFRIAEIFMRHGCRTVIASRNLQRVSEASKKLVAATGQQCLPLSIDVRQPQTIVSAVDEALKEFKRIDILVNGAAGNFLCPASALSFNAFKTVIDIDTIGTFNTSKVLFEKYFRDHGGVIVNITATLSYRGQALQVHAGTAKAAIDAMTRHLAVEWGPNNIRVNSLAPGPITGTEGYRRLGGKFAEEASQFDTIPLHRAGNKTEIAHSTLYLASPLSSYVTGTTLVVDGGSWLTSANNFPALLAGLGTDCPDSLCLPFLPCMSYCSASCVAAGLHAGLTLAAYVCRDFWAAGANTNQ; this comes from the exons ATGGCCCTGGGGGGACACTGGGATGTCCCTGGGCGCAGCAGGAGGCTCTGCAGGGAGCCTGGGCTGGCGAGGGGGATGCCCCGGGGGGACACCGGGATATCACTGGGATGTCACCGGGATGTCACTGGGACGTCACCGGGATGTCACTGGGACACCAGTGCggcactggggacactgggcGGCACTGTGGGACGCCGCTCCGGCCCCCGCGCCGTTGCTAGGCGACGCCTGCCGACGCCCCGCGCATGCGCAGAGCGGGCGCGGTCCCGGCGCGGACTCCCTCTCCCGGCATGCTCCGCGCGGCGCCCCGAGCGCGTCCCGCTGCCGGCCGGAGGTGGCACCGCCATGGCGGAGCCCGCAGCAGCCTCCCGGCCGCCGCCGGACCTGGACACGGACGACTGCCTCCGCGAGTACCGCCACCTCTTCAGCCCCGACATCCTGGC GGGCCAGGTGGCGTTTATCACCGGCGGCGGCTCGGGCATCGGCTTCCGCATCGCCGAGATCTTCATGAG GCATGGCTGCCGGACGGTCATTGCAAGCCGGAACCTGCAGCGAGTGTCGGAG GCCTCTAAAAAGCTGGTGGCAGCCACAGGCCAGCAGTGCCTGCCTCTGTCCATAGATGTCAGGCAGCCCCAAACCATTGTGTCAGCGGTGGATGAGGCACTGAAAGAGTTCAAGCGGATTGACATCCTCGTGAACG GTGCTGCAGGAAACTTTTTGTGCCCAGCCAGCGCCCTGTCCTTCAACGCCTTCAAGACCGTGATAGATATCGACACCATTGGCACCTTCAACACCTCCAAAGTCCTCTTTGAGAAATATTTCCGG gaCCACGGCGGGGTCATCGTTAACATCACGGCAACCCTGAGCTACCGAGGGCAGGCCCTCCAGGTGCACGCTGGTACCGCGAAGGCTGCCATAG ATGCCATGACCCGTCACCTTGCTGTGGAGTGGGGACCCAACAACATCCGGGTGAACAGCTTGGCTCCGGGCCCCATTACAGGCACCGAGGGCTACCGGCGGTTGG GTGGGAAATTCGCCGAGGAAGCAAGCCAGTTCGACACAATCCCCCTCCACCGCGCAGGAAACAAGACAGAGATCGCCCACAGCACGCTGTACCTGGCGAGCCCTCTCTCCTCCTACGTGACGGGCACCACCCTGGTCGTGGATGGCGGGAGCTGGCTGACCTCTGCCAACAACTTCCCCGCCTTGCTGG CAGGACTGGGCACAGATTGTCCTGAcagcctctgcctccccttTCTTCCTTGCATGAGTTACTGCAGCGCCTCTTGTGTTGCAGCTGGACTGCACGCAGGACTCACTCTGGCTGCGTACGTCtgcagag atttctgggctgcaggagcaAACACAAATCAATGA
- the DECR2 gene encoding peroxisomal 2,4-dienoyl-CoA reductase [(3E)-enoyl-CoA-producing] isoform X4 has product MALGGHWDVPGRSRRLCREPGLARGMPRGDTGISLGCHRDVTGTSPGCHWDTSAALGTLGGTVGRRSGPRAVARRRLPTPRACAERARSRRGLPLPACSARRPERVPLPAGGGTAMAEPAAASRPPPDLDTDDCLREYRHLFSPDILAGQVAFITGGGSGIGFRIAEIFMRHGCRTVIASRNLQRVSEASKKLVAATGQQCLPLSIDVRQPQTIVSAVDEALKEFKRIDILVNGAAGNFLCPASALSFNAFKTVIDIDTIGTFNTSKVLFEKYFRDHGGVIVNITATLSYRGQALQVHAGTAKAAIDAMTRHLAVEWGPNNIRVNSLAPGPITGTEGYRRLGGKFAEEASQFDTIPLHRAGNKTEIAHSTLYLASPLSSYVTGTTLVVDGGSWLTSANNFPALLDFWAAGANTNQ; this is encoded by the exons ATGGCCCTGGGGGGACACTGGGATGTCCCTGGGCGCAGCAGGAGGCTCTGCAGGGAGCCTGGGCTGGCGAGGGGGATGCCCCGGGGGGACACCGGGATATCACTGGGATGTCACCGGGATGTCACTGGGACGTCACCGGGATGTCACTGGGACACCAGTGCggcactggggacactgggcGGCACTGTGGGACGCCGCTCCGGCCCCCGCGCCGTTGCTAGGCGACGCCTGCCGACGCCCCGCGCATGCGCAGAGCGGGCGCGGTCCCGGCGCGGACTCCCTCTCCCGGCATGCTCCGCGCGGCGCCCCGAGCGCGTCCCGCTGCCGGCCGGAGGTGGCACCGCCATGGCGGAGCCCGCAGCAGCCTCCCGGCCGCCGCCGGACCTGGACACGGACGACTGCCTCCGCGAGTACCGCCACCTCTTCAGCCCCGACATCCTGGC GGGCCAGGTGGCGTTTATCACCGGCGGCGGCTCGGGCATCGGCTTCCGCATCGCCGAGATCTTCATGAG GCATGGCTGCCGGACGGTCATTGCAAGCCGGAACCTGCAGCGAGTGTCGGAG GCCTCTAAAAAGCTGGTGGCAGCCACAGGCCAGCAGTGCCTGCCTCTGTCCATAGATGTCAGGCAGCCCCAAACCATTGTGTCAGCGGTGGATGAGGCACTGAAAGAGTTCAAGCGGATTGACATCCTCGTGAACG GTGCTGCAGGAAACTTTTTGTGCCCAGCCAGCGCCCTGTCCTTCAACGCCTTCAAGACCGTGATAGATATCGACACCATTGGCACCTTCAACACCTCCAAAGTCCTCTTTGAGAAATATTTCCGG gaCCACGGCGGGGTCATCGTTAACATCACGGCAACCCTGAGCTACCGAGGGCAGGCCCTCCAGGTGCACGCTGGTACCGCGAAGGCTGCCATAG ATGCCATGACCCGTCACCTTGCTGTGGAGTGGGGACCCAACAACATCCGGGTGAACAGCTTGGCTCCGGGCCCCATTACAGGCACCGAGGGCTACCGGCGGTTGG GTGGGAAATTCGCCGAGGAAGCAAGCCAGTTCGACACAATCCCCCTCCACCGCGCAGGAAACAAGACAGAGATCGCCCACAGCACGCTGTACCTGGCGAGCCCTCTCTCCTCCTACGTGACGGGCACCACCCTGGTCGTGGATGGCGGGAGCTGGCTGACCTCTGCCAACAACTTCCCCGCCTTGCTGG atttctgggctgcaggagcaAACACAAATCAATGA
- the DECR2 gene encoding peroxisomal 2,4-dienoyl-CoA reductase [(3E)-enoyl-CoA-producing] isoform X3, giving the protein MALGGHWDVPGRSRRLCREPGLARGMPRGDTGISLGCHRDVTGTSPGCHWDTSAALGTLGGTVGRRSGPRAVARRRLPTPRACAERARSRRGLPLPACSARRPERVPLPAGGGTAMAEPAAASRPPPDLDTDDCLREYRHLFSPDILAGQVAFITGGGSGIGFRIAEIFMRHGCRTVIASRNLQRVSEASKKLVAATGQQCLPLSIDVRQPQTIVSAVDEALKEFKRIDILVNGAAGNFLCPASALSFNAFKTVIDIDTIGTFNTSKVLFEKYFRDHGGVIVNITATLSYRGQALQVHAGTAKAAIDAMTRHLAVEWGPNNIRVNSLAPGPITGTEGYRRLGGKFAEEASQFDTIPLHRAGNKTEIAHSTLYLASPLSSYVTGTTLVVDGGSWLTSANNFPALLAGLHAGLTLAAYVCRDFWAAGANTNQ; this is encoded by the exons ATGGCCCTGGGGGGACACTGGGATGTCCCTGGGCGCAGCAGGAGGCTCTGCAGGGAGCCTGGGCTGGCGAGGGGGATGCCCCGGGGGGACACCGGGATATCACTGGGATGTCACCGGGATGTCACTGGGACGTCACCGGGATGTCACTGGGACACCAGTGCggcactggggacactgggcGGCACTGTGGGACGCCGCTCCGGCCCCCGCGCCGTTGCTAGGCGACGCCTGCCGACGCCCCGCGCATGCGCAGAGCGGGCGCGGTCCCGGCGCGGACTCCCTCTCCCGGCATGCTCCGCGCGGCGCCCCGAGCGCGTCCCGCTGCCGGCCGGAGGTGGCACCGCCATGGCGGAGCCCGCAGCAGCCTCCCGGCCGCCGCCGGACCTGGACACGGACGACTGCCTCCGCGAGTACCGCCACCTCTTCAGCCCCGACATCCTGGC GGGCCAGGTGGCGTTTATCACCGGCGGCGGCTCGGGCATCGGCTTCCGCATCGCCGAGATCTTCATGAG GCATGGCTGCCGGACGGTCATTGCAAGCCGGAACCTGCAGCGAGTGTCGGAG GCCTCTAAAAAGCTGGTGGCAGCCACAGGCCAGCAGTGCCTGCCTCTGTCCATAGATGTCAGGCAGCCCCAAACCATTGTGTCAGCGGTGGATGAGGCACTGAAAGAGTTCAAGCGGATTGACATCCTCGTGAACG GTGCTGCAGGAAACTTTTTGTGCCCAGCCAGCGCCCTGTCCTTCAACGCCTTCAAGACCGTGATAGATATCGACACCATTGGCACCTTCAACACCTCCAAAGTCCTCTTTGAGAAATATTTCCGG gaCCACGGCGGGGTCATCGTTAACATCACGGCAACCCTGAGCTACCGAGGGCAGGCCCTCCAGGTGCACGCTGGTACCGCGAAGGCTGCCATAG ATGCCATGACCCGTCACCTTGCTGTGGAGTGGGGACCCAACAACATCCGGGTGAACAGCTTGGCTCCGGGCCCCATTACAGGCACCGAGGGCTACCGGCGGTTGG GTGGGAAATTCGCCGAGGAAGCAAGCCAGTTCGACACAATCCCCCTCCACCGCGCAGGAAACAAGACAGAGATCGCCCACAGCACGCTGTACCTGGCGAGCCCTCTCTCCTCCTACGTGACGGGCACCACCCTGGTCGTGGATGGCGGGAGCTGGCTGACCTCTGCCAACAACTTCCCCGCCTTGCTGG CTGGACTGCACGCAGGACTCACTCTGGCTGCGTACGTCtgcagag atttctgggctgcaggagcaAACACAAATCAATGA
- the DECR2 gene encoding peroxisomal 2,4-dienoyl-CoA reductase [(3E)-enoyl-CoA-producing] isoform X2, with protein sequence MALGGHWDVPGRSRRLCREPGLARGMPRGDTGISLGCHRDVTGTSPGCHWDTSAALGTLGGTVGRRSGPRAVARRRLPTPRACAERARSRRGLPLPACSARRPERVPLPAGGGTAMAEPAAASRPPPDLDTDDCLREYRHLFSPDILAGQVAFITGGGSGIGFRIAEIFMRHGCRTVIASRNLQRVSEASKKLVAATGQQCLPLSIDVRQPQTIVSAVDEALKEFKRIDILVNGAAGNFLCPASALSFNAFKTVIDIDTIGTFNTSKVLFEKYFRDHGGVIVNITATLSYRGQALQVHAGTAKAAIDAMTRHLAVEWGPNNIRVNSLAPGPITGTEGYRRLGGKFAEEASQFDTIPLHRAGNKTEIAHSTLYLASPLSSYVTGTTLVVDGGSWLTSANNFPALLGLGTDCPDSLCLPFLPCMSYCSASCVAAGLHAGLTLAAYVCRDFWAAGANTNQ encoded by the exons ATGGCCCTGGGGGGACACTGGGATGTCCCTGGGCGCAGCAGGAGGCTCTGCAGGGAGCCTGGGCTGGCGAGGGGGATGCCCCGGGGGGACACCGGGATATCACTGGGATGTCACCGGGATGTCACTGGGACGTCACCGGGATGTCACTGGGACACCAGTGCggcactggggacactgggcGGCACTGTGGGACGCCGCTCCGGCCCCCGCGCCGTTGCTAGGCGACGCCTGCCGACGCCCCGCGCATGCGCAGAGCGGGCGCGGTCCCGGCGCGGACTCCCTCTCCCGGCATGCTCCGCGCGGCGCCCCGAGCGCGTCCCGCTGCCGGCCGGAGGTGGCACCGCCATGGCGGAGCCCGCAGCAGCCTCCCGGCCGCCGCCGGACCTGGACACGGACGACTGCCTCCGCGAGTACCGCCACCTCTTCAGCCCCGACATCCTGGC GGGCCAGGTGGCGTTTATCACCGGCGGCGGCTCGGGCATCGGCTTCCGCATCGCCGAGATCTTCATGAG GCATGGCTGCCGGACGGTCATTGCAAGCCGGAACCTGCAGCGAGTGTCGGAG GCCTCTAAAAAGCTGGTGGCAGCCACAGGCCAGCAGTGCCTGCCTCTGTCCATAGATGTCAGGCAGCCCCAAACCATTGTGTCAGCGGTGGATGAGGCACTGAAAGAGTTCAAGCGGATTGACATCCTCGTGAACG GTGCTGCAGGAAACTTTTTGTGCCCAGCCAGCGCCCTGTCCTTCAACGCCTTCAAGACCGTGATAGATATCGACACCATTGGCACCTTCAACACCTCCAAAGTCCTCTTTGAGAAATATTTCCGG gaCCACGGCGGGGTCATCGTTAACATCACGGCAACCCTGAGCTACCGAGGGCAGGCCCTCCAGGTGCACGCTGGTACCGCGAAGGCTGCCATAG ATGCCATGACCCGTCACCTTGCTGTGGAGTGGGGACCCAACAACATCCGGGTGAACAGCTTGGCTCCGGGCCCCATTACAGGCACCGAGGGCTACCGGCGGTTGG GTGGGAAATTCGCCGAGGAAGCAAGCCAGTTCGACACAATCCCCCTCCACCGCGCAGGAAACAAGACAGAGATCGCCCACAGCACGCTGTACCTGGCGAGCCCTCTCTCCTCCTACGTGACGGGCACCACCCTGGTCGTGGATGGCGGGAGCTGGCTGACCTCTGCCAACAACTTCCCCGCCTTGCTGG GACTGGGCACAGATTGTCCTGAcagcctctgcctccccttTCTTCCTTGCATGAGTTACTGCAGCGCCTCTTGTGTTGCAGCTGGACTGCACGCAGGACTCACTCTGGCTGCGTACGTCtgcagag atttctgggctgcaggagcaAACACAAATCAATGA
- the DECR2 gene encoding peroxisomal 2,4-dienoyl-CoA reductase [(3E)-enoyl-CoA-producing] isoform X6, with the protein MALGGHWDVPGRSRRLCREPGLARGMPRGDTGISLGCHRDVTGTSPGCHWDTSAALGTLGGTVGRRSGPRAVARRRLPTPRACAERARSRRGLPLPACSARRPERVPLPAGGGTAMAEPAAASRPPPDLDTDDCLREYRHLFSPDILAGQVAFITGGGSGIGFRIAEIFMRHGCRTVIASRNLQRVSEASKKLVAATGQQCLPLSIDVRQPQTIVSAVDEALKEFKRIDILVNGAAGNFLCPASALSFNAFKTVIDIDTIGTFNTSKVLFEKYFRDHGGVIVNITATLSYRGQALQVHAGTAKAAIDAMTRHLAVEWGPNNIRVNSLAPGPITGTEGYRRLGGKFAEEASQFDTIPLHRAGNKTEIAHSTLYLASPLSSYVTGTTLVVDGGSWLTSANNFPALLGCLAGRL; encoded by the exons ATGGCCCTGGGGGGACACTGGGATGTCCCTGGGCGCAGCAGGAGGCTCTGCAGGGAGCCTGGGCTGGCGAGGGGGATGCCCCGGGGGGACACCGGGATATCACTGGGATGTCACCGGGATGTCACTGGGACGTCACCGGGATGTCACTGGGACACCAGTGCggcactggggacactgggcGGCACTGTGGGACGCCGCTCCGGCCCCCGCGCCGTTGCTAGGCGACGCCTGCCGACGCCCCGCGCATGCGCAGAGCGGGCGCGGTCCCGGCGCGGACTCCCTCTCCCGGCATGCTCCGCGCGGCGCCCCGAGCGCGTCCCGCTGCCGGCCGGAGGTGGCACCGCCATGGCGGAGCCCGCAGCAGCCTCCCGGCCGCCGCCGGACCTGGACACGGACGACTGCCTCCGCGAGTACCGCCACCTCTTCAGCCCCGACATCCTGGC GGGCCAGGTGGCGTTTATCACCGGCGGCGGCTCGGGCATCGGCTTCCGCATCGCCGAGATCTTCATGAG GCATGGCTGCCGGACGGTCATTGCAAGCCGGAACCTGCAGCGAGTGTCGGAG GCCTCTAAAAAGCTGGTGGCAGCCACAGGCCAGCAGTGCCTGCCTCTGTCCATAGATGTCAGGCAGCCCCAAACCATTGTGTCAGCGGTGGATGAGGCACTGAAAGAGTTCAAGCGGATTGACATCCTCGTGAACG GTGCTGCAGGAAACTTTTTGTGCCCAGCCAGCGCCCTGTCCTTCAACGCCTTCAAGACCGTGATAGATATCGACACCATTGGCACCTTCAACACCTCCAAAGTCCTCTTTGAGAAATATTTCCGG gaCCACGGCGGGGTCATCGTTAACATCACGGCAACCCTGAGCTACCGAGGGCAGGCCCTCCAGGTGCACGCTGGTACCGCGAAGGCTGCCATAG ATGCCATGACCCGTCACCTTGCTGTGGAGTGGGGACCCAACAACATCCGGGTGAACAGCTTGGCTCCGGGCCCCATTACAGGCACCGAGGGCTACCGGCGGTTGG GTGGGAAATTCGCCGAGGAAGCAAGCCAGTTCGACACAATCCCCCTCCACCGCGCAGGAAACAAGACAGAGATCGCCCACAGCACGCTGTACCTGGCGAGCCCTCTCTCCTCCTACGTGACGGGCACCACCCTGGTCGTGGATGGCGGGAGCTGGCTGACCTCTGCCAACAACTTCCCCGCCTTGCTGG GATGCTTGGCTGGACGCCTCTGA
- the DECR2 gene encoding peroxisomal 2,4-dienoyl-CoA reductase [(3E)-enoyl-CoA-producing] isoform X5 produces the protein MALGGHWDVPGRSRRLCREPGLARGMPRGDTGISLGCHRDVTGTSPGCHWDTSAALGTLGGTVGRRSGPRAVARRRLPTPRACAERARSRRGLPLPACSARRPERVPLPAGGGTAMAEPAAASRPPPDLDTDDCLREYRHLFSPDILAGQVAFITGGGSGIGFRIAEIFMRHGCRTVIASRNLQRVSEASKKLVAATGQQCLPLSIDVRQPQTIVSAVDEALKEFKRIDILVNGAAGNFLCPASALSFNAFKTVIDIDTIGTFNTSKVLFEKYFRDHGGVIVNITATLSYRGQALQVHAGTAKAAIDAMTRHLAVEWGPNNIRVNSLAPGPITGTEGYRRLGGKFAEEASQFDTIPLHRAGNKTEIAHSTLYLASPLSSYVTGTTLVVDGGSWLTSANNFPALLGIASSSAKL, from the exons ATGGCCCTGGGGGGACACTGGGATGTCCCTGGGCGCAGCAGGAGGCTCTGCAGGGAGCCTGGGCTGGCGAGGGGGATGCCCCGGGGGGACACCGGGATATCACTGGGATGTCACCGGGATGTCACTGGGACGTCACCGGGATGTCACTGGGACACCAGTGCggcactggggacactgggcGGCACTGTGGGACGCCGCTCCGGCCCCCGCGCCGTTGCTAGGCGACGCCTGCCGACGCCCCGCGCATGCGCAGAGCGGGCGCGGTCCCGGCGCGGACTCCCTCTCCCGGCATGCTCCGCGCGGCGCCCCGAGCGCGTCCCGCTGCCGGCCGGAGGTGGCACCGCCATGGCGGAGCCCGCAGCAGCCTCCCGGCCGCCGCCGGACCTGGACACGGACGACTGCCTCCGCGAGTACCGCCACCTCTTCAGCCCCGACATCCTGGC GGGCCAGGTGGCGTTTATCACCGGCGGCGGCTCGGGCATCGGCTTCCGCATCGCCGAGATCTTCATGAG GCATGGCTGCCGGACGGTCATTGCAAGCCGGAACCTGCAGCGAGTGTCGGAG GCCTCTAAAAAGCTGGTGGCAGCCACAGGCCAGCAGTGCCTGCCTCTGTCCATAGATGTCAGGCAGCCCCAAACCATTGTGTCAGCGGTGGATGAGGCACTGAAAGAGTTCAAGCGGATTGACATCCTCGTGAACG GTGCTGCAGGAAACTTTTTGTGCCCAGCCAGCGCCCTGTCCTTCAACGCCTTCAAGACCGTGATAGATATCGACACCATTGGCACCTTCAACACCTCCAAAGTCCTCTTTGAGAAATATTTCCGG gaCCACGGCGGGGTCATCGTTAACATCACGGCAACCCTGAGCTACCGAGGGCAGGCCCTCCAGGTGCACGCTGGTACCGCGAAGGCTGCCATAG ATGCCATGACCCGTCACCTTGCTGTGGAGTGGGGACCCAACAACATCCGGGTGAACAGCTTGGCTCCGGGCCCCATTACAGGCACCGAGGGCTACCGGCGGTTGG GTGGGAAATTCGCCGAGGAAGCAAGCCAGTTCGACACAATCCCCCTCCACCGCGCAGGAAACAAGACAGAGATCGCCCACAGCACGCTGTACCTGGCGAGCCCTCTCTCCTCCTACGTGACGGGCACCACCCTGGTCGTGGATGGCGGGAGCTGGCTGACCTCTGCCAACAACTTCCCCGCCTTGCTGGGTATTGCTTCATCCTCTGCTAAACTCTAG
- the NME4 gene encoding nucleoside diphosphate kinase, mitochondrial isoform X2 has product MGRAVPWGTSVPSCQHGSGRASGRAERGGRDAGPCRAMGGSHARPCCPTVPQVTVMLDPAVPQSTAPPELQEKTLVLVKPDAVQRRLVGNVIQRFERRGFKLVAMKLLQADQGLLDKHYQQLRQKPFYPALLAYMTSGPLVAMVWEGYNVVRSTRAMVGDTDSAAAAAGTIRGDFSMHVSRNVVHASDSVETAQREIGFWFQRDELVAWESGDRDYTYGP; this is encoded by the exons ATGGGACGCGCTGTCCCTTGGGGGACTTctgtcccctcctgccagcATGGCTCCGGCAGGGCCAGCGGCAGGGCCGAGCGGGGTGGCCGCGATGCCGGACCCTGCCGTGCCATGGGTGGCAGCCATGCCAGACCCTGCTGTCCCACGGTGCCACAGGTGACGGTGATGCTGgaccctgctgtgccacagtCCACGG cccccccagagctgcaggagaagaCGCTGGTGCTGGTGAAGCCGGACGCGGTGCAGCGGCGGCTGGTGGGGAACGTCATCCAGCGCTTTGAGCGGCGCGGCTTCAAGCTGGTGGCCATGAAGCTGCTGCAG GCGGACCAGGGTCTCCTGGACAAGCACTACCAGCAGCTGCGGCAGAAGCCCTTCTACCCCGCGCTCCTCGCCTACATGACCTCGGGGCCGCTGGTGGCCATG GTGTGGGAGGGTTACAACGTGGTCAGGTCCACACGGGCCATGGTGGGGGACACCgactcggcggcggcggcggcgggcaccATCCGGGGGGACTTCAGCATGCACGTCAGCAG GAACGTGGTCCATGCCAGTGACTCGGTGGAGACGGCGCAGAGGGAGATCGGCTTCTGGTTCCAGCGGGACGAGCTGGTGGCCTGGGAGAGCGGAGACCGGGACTACACCTACGGACCCTAG
- the NME4 gene encoding nucleoside diphosphate kinase, mitochondrial isoform X1, whose amino-acid sequence MGSLGRCLARSLLRGQPGLSRPPGPRCYGSAPPELQEKTLVLVKPDAVQRRLVGNVIQRFERRGFKLVAMKLLQADQGLLDKHYQQLRQKPFYPALLAYMTSGPLVAMVWEGYNVVRSTRAMVGDTDSAAAAAGTIRGDFSMHVSRNVVHASDSVETAQREIGFWFQRDELVAWESGDRDYTYGP is encoded by the exons ATGGGCTCCCTGGGGCGCTGCCTGGCCCGGAGCCTGCTGCGGGGGCAGCCGGGTCTGAGCCGCCCCCCCGGGCCCCGCTGCTACGGCTCCG cccccccagagctgcaggagaagaCGCTGGTGCTGGTGAAGCCGGACGCGGTGCAGCGGCGGCTGGTGGGGAACGTCATCCAGCGCTTTGAGCGGCGCGGCTTCAAGCTGGTGGCCATGAAGCTGCTGCAG GCGGACCAGGGTCTCCTGGACAAGCACTACCAGCAGCTGCGGCAGAAGCCCTTCTACCCCGCGCTCCTCGCCTACATGACCTCGGGGCCGCTGGTGGCCATG GTGTGGGAGGGTTACAACGTGGTCAGGTCCACACGGGCCATGGTGGGGGACACCgactcggcggcggcggcggcgggcaccATCCGGGGGGACTTCAGCATGCACGTCAGCAG GAACGTGGTCCATGCCAGTGACTCGGTGGAGACGGCGCAGAGGGAGATCGGCTTCTGGTTCCAGCGGGACGAGCTGGTGGCCTGGGAGAGCGGAGACCGGGACTACACCTACGGACCCTAG
- the NME4 gene encoding nucleoside diphosphate kinase, mitochondrial isoform X3 has translation MGRAVPWGTSVPSCQHGSGRASGRAERGGRDAGPCRAMGGSHARPCCPTVPQVTVMLDPAVPQSTAPPELQEKTLVLVKPDAVQRRLVGNVIQRFERRGFKLVAMKLLQADQGLLDKHYQQLRQKPFYPALLAYMTSGPLVAMERGPCQ, from the exons ATGGGACGCGCTGTCCCTTGGGGGACTTctgtcccctcctgccagcATGGCTCCGGCAGGGCCAGCGGCAGGGCCGAGCGGGGTGGCCGCGATGCCGGACCCTGCCGTGCCATGGGTGGCAGCCATGCCAGACCCTGCTGTCCCACGGTGCCACAGGTGACGGTGATGCTGgaccctgctgtgccacagtCCACGG cccccccagagctgcaggagaagaCGCTGGTGCTGGTGAAGCCGGACGCGGTGCAGCGGCGGCTGGTGGGGAACGTCATCCAGCGCTTTGAGCGGCGCGGCTTCAAGCTGGTGGCCATGAAGCTGCTGCAG GCGGACCAGGGTCTCCTGGACAAGCACTACCAGCAGCTGCGGCAGAAGCCCTTCTACCCCGCGCTCCTCGCCTACATGACCTCGGGGCCGCTGGTGGCCATG GAACGTGGTCCATGCCAGTGA